A region of Microbacterium suwonense DNA encodes the following proteins:
- a CDS encoding metallopeptidase family protein, which yields MELDAETFEKLVVDELDRLPDDMVDGLENVVFVVEDAPENGEDLFGLYEGFALTERGQYGLGELPDRIIVYRHAHLAACRTEDELRDEIHTTLVHEIAHFYGIDDAQLHELGWA from the coding sequence ATGGAGCTGGACGCCGAGACCTTCGAGAAACTCGTGGTCGATGAACTGGATCGGCTGCCCGATGACATGGTGGACGGCCTGGAGAACGTCGTGTTCGTGGTCGAGGACGCGCCGGAGAACGGTGAGGATCTCTTCGGGCTGTACGAGGGCTTCGCCCTCACCGAGCGCGGACAGTACGGGCTGGGCGAGCTCCCCGATCGCATCATCGTGTACCGGCATGCGCACCTGGCGGCCTGCCGGACCGAAGACGAGCTGCGGGACGAGATCCACACCACCCTGGTGCACGAGATCGCCCACTTCTACGGGATCGACGACGCGCAGTTGCACGAGCTGGGGTGGGCATGA
- a CDS encoding heavy metal translocating P-type ATPase has product MMFVLVGLATGVMLWLTGAEMALGVTAYLVLGIVIVITAIDMFKDLMRGHWGLDILAVIAMIATLAVQEYVAGLIIALMLTGGEALEDLAARRASRELDQLLNRAPAFAGRIHPVTGEVERIAIEEVKVGDELLVRSSEILPVDGVLLSNHATIDESSVTGEPIPVNYHAGDPLLSGTVNSTTSFTMRAQKVAADSNYASIVRLVEEAVDSRAPMVRLADRYAVPFTIVSLLIAGFAWFLSGDPVRFAEVLVVATPCPLLIATPVAFMGGMSSAAKLNVIIKDGGVLEVLARVRAVAFDKTGTLTEGKADVVEIHPAARTVDETLQLAAAAEQYSVHVFADPIVASARTQQLELPEVVTADEVATNGVLASLADGTSVRVGKPSFIEEVTGPIDRLVLSAGETAVYVSVGDELAGVIILSDPIREQSADTVSRLRRAGVAEIAMVTGDVTSTAESVAHAVDIQTVHAETTPQTKVQIVQAMRPRPVLMVGDGINDAPVLAAADVGVAMAGRGATVASESAAAVITSNDIARVADVAYVSRRTVQIALQSIWMGIIISVGLMLVAAFGYLPAVVGALLQEIVDLVAILSALRALRAHRGARRESPARREVPVG; this is encoded by the coding sequence ATGATGTTCGTGCTCGTCGGTTTGGCGACCGGGGTTATGCTCTGGTTGACCGGCGCAGAGATGGCTCTCGGGGTCACCGCATACTTGGTGCTCGGTATCGTGATCGTGATCACCGCGATCGACATGTTCAAAGATCTGATGCGCGGGCATTGGGGGCTCGACATTCTTGCGGTCATCGCCATGATCGCGACACTCGCCGTACAGGAATATGTCGCGGGGCTCATCATTGCGTTGATGCTCACCGGAGGGGAAGCACTCGAAGACCTCGCCGCTCGCCGCGCGAGCCGAGAACTCGACCAACTGTTGAACCGAGCCCCAGCATTCGCGGGTCGAATTCACCCGGTAACAGGTGAGGTCGAACGCATCGCGATCGAAGAGGTGAAAGTCGGCGACGAACTGCTGGTGCGCTCCTCAGAGATCCTCCCCGTCGACGGGGTGCTCCTATCGAATCACGCGACGATTGATGAATCATCCGTGACCGGTGAACCGATCCCGGTGAACTACCACGCGGGCGACCCACTGCTTTCTGGAACGGTCAACAGCACGACGAGCTTCACGATGCGCGCGCAGAAGGTGGCAGCCGATTCGAACTACGCCTCGATCGTACGGTTGGTCGAGGAGGCCGTGGACTCCCGGGCACCGATGGTGCGACTCGCCGACCGTTATGCGGTGCCGTTCACCATTGTGTCATTGCTGATTGCGGGCTTCGCGTGGTTTCTCAGCGGGGACCCGGTGCGATTTGCCGAGGTGCTCGTCGTGGCGACGCCGTGCCCGCTGCTCATCGCCACCCCGGTCGCGTTCATGGGCGGGATGAGTTCCGCGGCAAAGCTCAACGTCATCATCAAAGACGGTGGCGTGTTAGAGGTGCTCGCCCGGGTCCGTGCAGTCGCATTCGACAAGACCGGCACCTTGACCGAAGGTAAAGCCGACGTCGTCGAGATTCACCCTGCTGCTCGCACCGTAGACGAGACGCTGCAGCTCGCGGCCGCCGCCGAGCAGTACTCCGTGCACGTGTTCGCCGATCCGATCGTGGCATCGGCACGCACACAGCAACTTGAGCTTCCCGAAGTGGTGACGGCCGACGAGGTGGCAACAAACGGTGTCCTCGCCTCCCTGGCAGACGGCACCTCGGTGCGAGTGGGCAAGCCCTCATTTATCGAAGAGGTGACCGGGCCGATCGATCGACTCGTACTCTCAGCTGGGGAGACGGCCGTCTACGTATCGGTCGGTGACGAGCTCGCCGGAGTGATCATCTTGTCCGACCCGATTCGTGAGCAGTCTGCAGACACGGTGTCCCGTCTTCGCCGAGCAGGCGTAGCCGAGATCGCGATGGTGACCGGTGATGTCACGTCGACCGCGGAGTCTGTCGCACACGCGGTCGACATTCAGACGGTGCACGCTGAGACCACTCCCCAGACCAAGGTGCAGATTGTGCAGGCGATGCGGCCGAGACCCGTACTCATGGTCGGCGATGGGATCAATGATGCCCCGGTGCTGGCGGCCGCCGACGTCGGTGTTGCGATGGCGGGCAGGGGTGCAACGGTCGCGAGCGAGTCAGCAGCGGCGGTGATCACCTCGAACGACATCGCGCGAGTGGCAGATGTGGCCTATGTCTCGCGGCGCACGGTGCAGATCGCCCTGCAGTCGATCTGGATGGGCATCATCATCTCAGTCGGTTTGATGCTCGTCGCCGCATTCGGCTATTTGCCGGCGGTGGTGGGAGCGCTGCTGCAAGAGATTGTTGACCTTGTGGCCATTCTGTCGGCGCTCCGCGCGCTCCGAGCGCACCGGGGTGCGCGGCGCGAGAGCCCTGCTCGGCGGGAAGTGCCGGTAGGCTAA
- a CDS encoding metal-sensitive transcriptional regulator — MSSTTESHASHHGYIGDKKRYLQRMKRIEGLARGIANMIDEEQYCIHILTQVSALTRSLQGVATGLLDDHLKHCVLDAAKLSDEAAHEKIQEATAAVNRLIRS; from the coding sequence ATGTCATCAACCACTGAATCGCACGCGTCGCACCACGGGTATATCGGCGATAAGAAGCGCTACCTGCAGCGCATGAAACGAATCGAAGGTTTGGCCCGGGGCATCGCGAACATGATCGACGAAGAGCAGTACTGTATCCACATTCTGACCCAGGTCAGTGCGCTCACCCGCTCGCTGCAGGGGGTGGCGACGGGGCTGCTCGATGATCACCTGAAGCACTGTGTGCTCGATGCCGCCAAGCTTAGCGACGAGGCCGCCCACGAGAAGATTCAGGAGGCCACTGCCGCGGTCAACCGGCTGATCCGATCGTGA